The Pseudomonadota bacterium genomic interval GCAAAGCTCAGGGCGCAGGGTTTAGGGCGTAGGGAACAATCGATCCGGATTTTTCACAACCCTAAGCCCTACACCCTGCGCCCTATTCACTGAATTAATGGTGCCGGAGGCCGGACTTGAACCGGCACGAGCTGTGAGGCCCGGGGGATTTTGAGTCCCCTGCGTCTGCCATTCCGCCACTCCGGCGTTCAGCTATTGTCCGGCGTTCAGTTGTTGTCCGGAGTTTCGTCATCGCCCTTCAAGGCGGGCTTGACGAGCCCCTCTGCAATCTCGCGGAGTGAGCTGACCGACTCGCGGTTCTTGCATCTGACAAGGGGTTTCGAACCCCTGTAGATCTGCTTGGTTCTGTTTGCGGCCAGGTGGACGAGCTCGAAACGATTTTCCACGTGGCTCAGGCAATCCTCTACTGTGACTCTGGCCATAAATAAACACTCCTTACCATGTGATCGGGGAAGCCGCTTCTAGATGGATTATTGCACAAAGTCAAGGGGTTATGAGTTTGACGTGAAACGGTCATGCATGGTATCTTTAAAACCCTGCAAAACTTGAATAAGGGGCATCTGATTGGATCACGGGCCTAAATCCACTGAGAAGAGGGCGGCGCTCATTGAATCGATCCTGCCCGAGTACACCACCCGCCACGTATTCGTGACAAAGCTGAGGCTTGTGGCATTTCTGGGGTTCTGGGCGGTCTATCTTTATTTCATGCGGGACGTTCTCGACCAGACCAAGGCGGTCGCGGCCATAGTCTCCGCGACCTTTCTGGTAACCGGTTTCGCCTACTACAACGTGATGAGGGGCAGGCTACTCATCCTCTCCTTCAGCGTCGAGCTCCTGGCCGACCTCACGGCCCTGACGGCGGTGCTCTACCTCACAGGGGGCCCTCACAGCTCGTATTTCACCATCTATATACTCTATGTGCTCACCGCGGGGATCCTCTACAACCACTATCTGGCTGCGATCGT includes:
- a CDS encoding DNA-directed RNA polymerase subunit omega, with amino-acid sequence MARVTVEDCLSHVENRFELVHLAANRTKQIYRGSKPLVRCKNRESVSSLREIAEGLVKPALKGDDETPDNN